In the Wyeomyia smithii strain HCP4-BCI-WySm-NY-G18 chromosome 2, ASM2978416v1, whole genome shotgun sequence genome, one interval contains:
- the LOC129723411 gene encoding uncharacterized protein LOC129723411: MQIFAQVFVLALTVSAVLGQCTVNIRDNLQSPEPVFFQGTQLWAPVGPALLWNSCETTRISCQSGTLNGFDTANADLTCQSGTTFTIGGTSVDSSSLTCSQRITGQIDITTDSCGNGAGQIRNIGFTTAEGSLVTYIQSCYNVNTASVIYTRHIIPGRAISYAISESYRPSFKVAGTAGHVSPATSYTTAQQSIRLATLLGSQEQADQFITTSSYMSRGHLAPDADGIFRSWQWATYFYVNVAPQWQVVNAGNWLVVENAARNIAGRLQEDVLIFNGAHDIMTLPHVNGQAIPITLEAGGIEAPKWYWKIIKSPSTNSAIALITNNDPFRTSMPAGEMLCADICSSYGWDNANYANFARGYTYCCTVGSLMAAIPAIPSEAAASNVLSF; this comes from the exons AATGCACGGTCAACATCAGAGATAACCTCCAGTCACCGGAGCCAGTGTTTTTCCAAGGAACTCAACTGTGGGCTCCGGTTGGGCCAGCACTGCTGTGGAATTCCTGTGAAACCACCAGAATTTCATGCCAGAGCGGAACGCTGAATGGAT TTGATACAGCGAATGCCGACCTCACCTGTCAGTCTGGCACAACATTCACCATTGGAGGAACGTCGGTGGATTCGTCTAGTTTGACCTGCTCGCAGCGCATAACTGGTCAGATAGACATCACGACCGACTCATGTGGGAATGGCGCAGGCCAAATACGAAATATTGGATTTACAACAGCAGAAGGTTCACTTGTGACTTACATTCAATCATGCTACAATGTGAATACGGCTTCAGTGATCTACACCCGTCACATAATTCCCGGCAGGGCGATTAGTT ACGCAATCAGTGAATCATATCGACCATCGTTCAAGGTGGCTGGAACCGCTGGACATGTGAGTCCGGCAACTTCCTACACAACAGCGCAGCAGAGTATCCGCTTGGCAACTTTGCTAGGCTCACAGGAACAAGCGGATCAATTCATTACGACGAGTTCTTATATGTCACGGGGTCATCTAGCTCCTGATGCAGATGGAATCTTCCGATCTTGGCAATGGGCCACCTATTTCTATGTAAACGTAGCTCCGCAATGGCAG GTTGTCAACGCCGGAAACTGGTTGGTAGTGGAAAATGCTGCTCGGAACATTGCGGGCCGTCTGCAAGAGGACGTGCTTATATTCAATGGAGCTCACGATATCATGACACTGCCTCACGTCAATGGACAAGCTATTCCGATTACCCTTGAAGCAGGTGGCATCGAAGCACCCAAATGGTACTGGAAAATTATCAAGTCGCCCAGTACGAATTCCGCTATAGCGTTAATCACCAACAACGATCCCTTCCGGACAAGTATGCCGGCCGGGGAGATGCTCTGTGCAGACATATGTAGTTCATACGGATGGGACAATGCTAATTATGCAAACTTCGCTAGAGGATACACTTATTGCTGCACGGTTGGTTCTCTAATGGCTGCTATACCAGCAATTCCATCTGAAGCCGCCGCTTCGAATGTGTTgagtttttaa